The following proteins are encoded in a genomic region of Arachis ipaensis cultivar K30076 chromosome B02, Araip1.1, whole genome shotgun sequence:
- the LOC107626741 gene encoding E3 ubiquitin-protein ligase RNF144A, whose product MLVNDDGNEVVTCPECPHCHRLFCAQCKVAWHGGMKCGEFMSLNENEREKEDLMVMNLAKDKRWRRCSKCRFYVEKSQGCSHISCRCGHQFCYACGKPWNQYHGCT is encoded by the exons ATGTTGGTGAATGATGATGGGAATGAAGTTGTGACTTGTCCCGAGTGTCCACATTGTCATAGATTGTTCTGTGCACAGTGTAAAGTTGCATGGCATGGTGGAATGAAATGTGGTGAGTTTATGAGTTTGAATGAAAatgaaagagagaaggaagatcTTATGGTGATGAATCTTGCAAAGGATAAGAGATGGAGAAGGTGTTCTAAATGCAGATTCTATGTTGAAAAAAGTCAGGGATGTTCACACATTTCTTGCAG GTGTGGCCATCAATTCTGTTATGCTTGTGGAAAGCCATGGAATCAGTATCATGGTTGTACATAA